Proteins encoded by one window of Candidatus Nitrosocosmicus hydrocola:
- a CDS encoding aldo/keto reductase: MTKGKRLKHPNLLEMARKYNKTPAQILVRWSLQHDLVVIPKSSHEERILENSQVFDLNIDQSDMSVLDSLNENLRTLFLD, encoded by the coding sequence TTGACTAAGGGCAAAAGACTGAAGCACCCTAATTTACTTGAGATGGCTAGAAAATACAACAAAACTCCCGCTCAAATACTTGTGCGTTGGAGCTTACAGCATGATTTAGTCGTTATTCCAAAATCCAGTCACGAAGAAAGGATTCTAGAAAATAGTCAGGTTTTTGATCTTAATATTGATCAAAGCGACATGAGCGTTCTAGATTCCTTAAATGAAAACTTACGCACACTTTTTTTGGATTAA
- a CDS encoding adenylate/guanylate cyclase domain-containing protein — translation MNKGIDVDKHVLVKYFDSKVFDILKDPEQRTLKNKYLSVVFWDISGFANLCNKLIDEPFAITELLKLYFQEANDIIHRYHGIIDKFIGDGVMAYFGYSSDEKQEIASHTINAALDLREKFEDIKLYWLTKFVDKSISLENVYLKCGIHVGYVLFGLLETKFRNQITLVGTNVNFASRLEGIAEKNQIIVSKEMIDLVKNSYYFDTITHDIHAYGKTEVFNIKGKRE, via the coding sequence TTGAATAAAGGCATCGATGTTGACAAGCATGTTCTAGTGAAATATTTTGATTCAAAGGTTTTCGACATATTGAAAGACCCTGAGCAGCGAACATTGAAAAACAAGTATCTTTCAGTGGTATTTTGGGATATCAGCGGATTTGCTAATTTATGCAATAAGTTAATCGATGAGCCATTTGCAATAACTGAACTTTTGAAATTATATTTTCAAGAAGCAAATGATATTATTCATAGATATCATGGAATAATAGATAAATTCATCGGAGATGGAGTAATGGCATATTTTGGATATTCCTCAGATGAAAAACAGGAAATTGCGTCACATACAATTAACGCAGCGTTAGATTTGAGAGAAAAATTTGAAGATATTAAACTATATTGGTTAACTAAATTTGTTGATAAATCGATTAGTTTAGAGAATGTATATTTGAAATGCGGTATTCACGTTGGATACGTTTTGTTTGGACTATTGGAAACTAAATTTAGGAATCAAATAACTCTCGTAGGCACAAATGTTAATTTCGCAAGTAGATTAGAAGGAATAGCAGAAAAAAATCAAATAATTGTTTCAAAAGAGATGATTGATCTTGTAAAAAACAGTTATTATTTTGATACGATTACTCATGATATTCATGCATATGGAAAAACAGAAGTATTTAATATTAAAGGAAAAAGAGAGTAG
- a CDS encoding MarC family protein: MIPDIISVTLLDLFSFLNIFGDDLLRSTIALFVVINPIGTIPLFASITQKMEKKEHNMVLKTTVLTAGTLLMVFAALGTQILSIFGISISSFMIAGGILLFVVSIELLTHGAWRFGGTVSDDSGVVPLAFPLLAGPGAITAVILSYQTAGLIVTMLSIAIVIGITYMVFYSTRTIYRILGRRGSLIVSRIFAVLIAAIAVQYIVDGLKTILIP; the protein is encoded by the coding sequence TTGATTCCGGATATAATTTCTGTTACTTTACTTGATTTGTTTTCTTTTTTGAATATTTTCGGAGACGATCTTTTAAGATCAACTATTGCTCTATTTGTTGTAATCAATCCAATCGGTACTATCCCATTATTTGCAAGCATTACTCAAAAAATGGAAAAAAAAGAACATAATATGGTACTAAAAACAACTGTTCTTACTGCAGGTACTTTACTAATGGTCTTTGCAGCTTTAGGAACGCAAATTCTTTCAATCTTTGGAATTTCCATTTCTAGCTTTATGATTGCGGGGGGGATATTGCTTTTTGTAGTTTCAATAGAATTATTAACACATGGTGCTTGGAGATTTGGAGGCACTGTTTCTGATGACTCGGGTGTAGTTCCATTAGCATTTCCGTTATTGGCAGGCCCGGGTGCTATCACAGCTGTAATACTTTCATACCAAACTGCGGGATTGATCGTCACAATGTTATCAATTGCGATTGTGATAGGAATTACCTATATGGTGTTCTATTCAACTAGGACCATCTATAGAATACTTGGTAGAAGGGGATCGCTAATTGTTAGTAGGATATTTGCGGTTCTGATTGCGGCTATTGCCGTACAATATATAGTAGACGGTTTAAAAACAATTTTAATTCCATAA
- a CDS encoding sensor histidine kinase, translating into MKQTPVTKNSLNKSDDAVREVEKHSESRSRRRDIETEEEMVYVGVSDTGKGLSQNILPKLFEKFTTDSEFGTGLGLYITRKLVEAHGGRIWAFNNNGGIGSTFVFSLPR; encoded by the coding sequence ATGAAACAAACCCCTGTTACTAAGAATAGCCTGAACAAATCTGATGACGCAGTAAGAGAGGTGGAAAAACATAGTGAAAGTAGAAGTAGAAGAAGAGACATAGAAACAGAAGAAGAGATGGTATATGTTGGTGTATCTGATACCGGTAAAGGGTTATCGCAGAATATTTTGCCAAAGTTATTTGAGAAGTTTACAACAGATTCTGAATTTGGAACTGGTCTTGGACTTTATATTACCAGAAAATTAGTTGAGGCTCATGGCGGTAGGATTTGGGCTTTTAATAACAATGGTGGAATTGGCTCTACTTTTGTATTTAGTTTACCTAGATGA
- a CDS encoding PsbP-related protein gives MTNVKAQDTTLQTFDSPEFKVEYPSSWEVAPKNSTYPYYGSDTIIVFKPIGETSPLDITYLNISPLRVGISIDNTTLTVSRNSLDEIVAKEIEFLQNPESFYGDLNVQILNNNETTVDGLPAKELTYLIHGLGTFDMETIVIHEGKQYQLHFTTPVSNVSETLPEVRQIIKSFVFKT, from the coding sequence ATGACAAATGTAAAAGCTCAAGATACGACCTTGCAAACCTTTGACAGTCCAGAATTTAAAGTAGAATATCCCTCATCTTGGGAGGTAGCTCCAAAAAATTCAACCTATCCGTATTATGGTTCTGATACAATTATAGTTTTCAAGCCGATAGGCGAGACAAGTCCTTTAGATATTACTTATCTTAATATTTCCCCGCTTCGAGTAGGTATATCAATAGATAATACAACACTAACAGTTTCACGTAATAGTTTAGACGAAATTGTAGCAAAGGAGATTGAATTTTTACAAAATCCAGAATCATTTTATGGCGACCTGAATGTTCAAATACTTAATAACAACGAAACAACTGTGGATGGTTTACCCGCCAAAGAATTAACATATCTTATTCATGGTCTTGGAACATTTGATATGGAAACAATTGTGATTCATGAAGGTAAACAATATCAATTACATTTCACTACACCCGTTTCCAATGTCTCAGAAACACTACCTGAAGTTCGACAAATAATAAAGAGCTTTGTGTTTAAGACATAA
- a CDS encoding VOC family protein, which produces MANVNPIPQGFHSVTPYIIASDASKLIDFLKLAFDAKEIDRFQTEKSIMHAIVQIGDSKIMISDSNENMKPMPCFLYLYVKNVDETYKNALMAGATSMREPTDEFYGDRGAGVLDFAGNNWYIATHKKDVSREELKRLAEEQMKKIQNKD; this is translated from the coding sequence ATGGCAAATGTTAACCCTATTCCACAAGGTTTTCATTCAGTAACTCCATATATAATAGCCTCAGACGCTTCAAAATTGATAGACTTTTTAAAATTAGCATTTGATGCAAAAGAAATTGATAGATTTCAAACAGAAAAATCAATAATGCATGCGATAGTTCAAATCGGTGACTCTAAAATCATGATATCAGATTCTAATGAAAATATGAAACCAATGCCTTGTTTTTTATATTTGTATGTTAAGAACGTGGATGAGACTTACAAAAATGCACTAATGGCCGGTGCAACTTCAATGAGGGAACCCACCGATGAATTTTATGGGGATAGAGGTGCAGGAGTTTTAGATTTTGCAGGCAATAACTGGTATATCGCAACCCATAAGAAGGACGTTTCAAGAGAAGAACTCAAAAGGTTGGCAGAAGAACAGATGAAGAAAATCCAAAACAAGGATTAA
- a CDS encoding sensor histidine kinase, which yields MTKVIHGSDNTDKTIIEFVNRGREKIDSCVSSTAPSVFVEAEAIRNARIAAFKDRGVKLRYVIEITSDNLKYCKEMLEFSEIRHFEGMKGNFEVADEKEYVAVAILHKAQPIPELIFSNVPEIVDQQQFVFDSFWEKCIPSEQRIKELEKGIKSSVTTVFNEYEKAEKKEFEMIREAKNEIQIIYSTSSAFHLQEKDGTLELLKEMSDQNEDLNINMLVPIDSTIKRSLSLALLTNTKNNKIQIQDIAPSIDIKLKSLVADKKDCLIMEIKNLEEEKTTPVIGFSIYSNSIPTVLSYCSIFEMIQNQSILAEKLKHEGQIKDDFINVAAHELRTPAQSITGYSEMNDELFEDFLKNNQNMTDKELARIIAKLHQHHEIISRNTTRLNILTNNLLDVARFESNNIGDIILHKEKIDLVKEIGDIIEEEFILKTREKGIKISFINNGLGEHCWVHSDRLRLNQILVNLTDNAVKFTKKGDSIHIIIKNSDDFELKPNETGVDETNPCY from the coding sequence TTGACTAAAGTAATCCATGGTTCAGATAACACAGATAAAACAATTATAGAATTTGTTAATAGGGGTAGAGAAAAGATTGATTCATGTGTTAGCTCTACTGCACCTTCGGTATTTGTAGAGGCAGAAGCCATTAGGAATGCTAGAATTGCTGCATTCAAAGACAGGGGTGTGAAACTTAGATATGTAATTGAGATAACATCGGACAACCTCAAATATTGTAAGGAGATGCTTGAATTCTCTGAAATTAGACATTTCGAAGGAATGAAAGGTAACTTTGAGGTAGCAGATGAAAAAGAATACGTGGCTGTAGCAATCCTCCATAAAGCACAACCTATACCAGAACTTATTTTTAGCAATGTGCCTGAGATTGTGGACCAACAACAGTTTGTTTTTGATAGTTTCTGGGAAAAGTGCATACCTTCAGAACAAAGGATTAAAGAATTAGAGAAAGGAATAAAGTCATCCGTTACCACTGTTTTTAATGAATACGAGAAAGCCGAGAAAAAGGAATTTGAAATGATTAGAGAAGCCAAGAATGAAATACAAATAATTTATTCTACTTCCAGTGCATTTCATCTTCAAGAGAAAGATGGTACACTTGAACTTTTAAAGGAAATGTCTGATCAAAATGAGGATCTAAATATTAACATGCTTGTGCCAATAGACTCTACAATTAAAAGATCATTATCTCTTGCACTATTAACTAACACCAAAAATAACAAAATCCAAATTCAAGATATTGCGCCAAGCATTGACATCAAATTAAAATCGTTAGTAGCAGATAAGAAGGATTGTCTTATCATGGAAATAAAGAACTTAGAAGAGGAAAAAACAACTCCAGTGATTGGTTTCTCTATCTATTCTAACAGTATTCCAACAGTGCTATCTTATTGTTCAATATTTGAAATGATACAGAACCAAAGCATTCTAGCTGAAAAATTAAAGCACGAAGGACAAATTAAAGACGATTTTATCAATGTTGCCGCACATGAATTAAGAACACCAGCTCAATCTATTACCGGCTATTCTGAAATGAATGATGAATTATTTGAAGATTTCTTGAAAAATAATCAAAACATGACCGATAAAGAATTAGCAAGAATCATTGCCAAACTTCACCAACACCATGAAATTATTTCTAGAAATACCACAAGGCTAAATATTTTAACAAATAATCTTTTAGATGTCGCAAGATTTGAGTCAAATAATATTGGTGACATTATACTACACAAAGAGAAAATTGACTTAGTTAAAGAGATAGGTGATATTATAGAGGAAGAATTCATCCTTAAAACAAGAGAGAAAGGTATCAAAATTAGTTTTATTAATAATGGTCTTGGAGAACATTGTTGGGTTCATTCCGACAGATTGAGATTAAATCAAATTCTAGTTAATTTAACCGATAATGCGGTGAAATTTACTAAAAAAGGTGATAGTATTCATATCATTATCAAAAATAGTGATGATTTTGAATTAAAACCAAATGAAACAGGAGTAGATGAAACAAACCCCTGTTACTAA
- a CDS encoding NAD(P)/FAD-dependent oxidoreductase produces the protein MSSLSNSNVTIIEQEGRPGLHTSSRNTGKVHAPFIYNPEKKKVWAKAALYGYDFWKKYCHFNGISFVEDGVIEVAHDVESEKTLSLQLEWGIKNGLDDSEIKILNEREVSIIEPNLRCQAAILCKKDASVNYGQITQMLASQISNKNNLVRIATCSKVVNIRYKDPSKQFIAVEYIDSTQKTKKETDCSFLINASGSNSINILNNLHIEHPYQDLFFRGEYWVAPKKYNNLTSHSIYSVPQFQQFPFLDPHWIIRSSGTSEVGPNACPVFSPYGYSNFVNAREFLPKIYGLMTKKGNRINKTFFRREFLDLVSKEAFSSISKRYMINRVKRFLPAIDPKEFRIRGTAGIRSVLVDKDGSFVPNPIFIIRDNILHILNYNSPGATGAFPISYAIVFRLLEKGMLKNTKDTIPSKMVIPFDDKLLNACRDEIDIDFV, from the coding sequence ATCTCTTCACTATCTAATTCAAATGTTACCATCATAGAACAGGAAGGTAGACCAGGGCTACATACAAGCTCAAGGAACACAGGCAAAGTACATGCTCCTTTTATCTATAATCCCGAAAAGAAAAAAGTTTGGGCCAAAGCTGCATTATATGGATATGATTTCTGGAAAAAATACTGTCATTTTAACGGAATATCGTTTGTAGAAGACGGAGTGATAGAAGTTGCACATGATGTGGAATCTGAAAAGACGCTCTCCTTGCAACTTGAATGGGGTATAAAAAATGGTCTGGATGACTCTGAAATAAAGATTCTAAATGAAAGGGAAGTATCAATAATTGAACCCAACCTAAGATGTCAAGCAGCCATCCTTTGTAAGAAAGATGCATCAGTGAATTACGGTCAAATTACACAGATGCTGGCAAGTCAAATATCAAACAAGAATAATCTAGTGAGAATTGCGACATGTTCAAAGGTCGTCAATATAAGATACAAAGATCCCTCAAAACAATTCATAGCAGTAGAATATATCGATTCTACACAAAAGACGAAAAAAGAGACTGATTGTAGTTTTTTGATAAATGCATCCGGTAGTAATTCAATTAACATATTAAATAATTTACATATAGAGCATCCGTACCAGGATCTCTTCTTTCGGGGAGAATACTGGGTTGCCCCAAAAAAATACAATAATCTAACTAGTCATAGTATCTATTCTGTACCACAATTTCAACAATTTCCTTTTTTAGATCCACATTGGATAATTAGATCTAGTGGTACAAGCGAGGTGGGCCCAAATGCGTGTCCGGTTTTTTCACCATACGGATACAGTAATTTTGTGAATGCAAGGGAATTTCTTCCTAAAATATATGGATTAATGACTAAAAAAGGTAATAGGATAAATAAGACATTTTTTAGACGGGAATTTTTGGATCTAGTTTCTAAGGAGGCATTTAGTAGTATTTCCAAAAGATACATGATCAACAGGGTTAAAAGATTTCTTCCTGCTATAGATCCGAAAGAGTTTAGAATTCGTGGAACAGCCGGAATTAGATCAGTTTTAGTAGACAAAGACGGCAGTTTTGTACCAAACCCAATTTTCATTATACGGGATAATATTTTGCACATACTTAATTATAATTCCCCAGGTGCTACAGGTGCTTTCCCTATTAGTTATGCTATCGTGTTCAGACTTTTAGAAAAAGGAATGTTAAAGAATACCAAAGACACCATACCTAGTAAAATGGTTATTCCTTTTGATGATAAACTATTAAACGCGTGCAGAGATGAGATAGATATTGATTTTGTATAG
- a CDS encoding DUF2382 domain-containing protein, with protein MSTLQEPTTSKQVIEIQLKRGELEVVKTPYIKEEVLVKKRAVTETKEFTRQIIFEQVYTTNM; from the coding sequence ATCTCGACATTACAAGAACCAACAACTTCAAAACAAGTGATAGAAATACAGTTAAAGAGGGGAGAATTAGAAGTCGTCAAAACTCCTTACATAAAAGAGGAGGTTTTGGTAAAGAAGAGGGCCGTAACAGAAACAAAAGAATTCACAAGACAAATCATATTCGAGCAAGTTTATACAACAAATATGTAA
- a CDS encoding DUF6789 family protein — protein MINKKLVKNSSFGAIGGIIASITMYPFLFLTTSMMGLPLDDLSIARGMAISNINDNYYLNLTLGILMHLLTGAISGAIFGIIVSTIKKLAITNFKRGIMEGIIFSIIIYMGLFIPTTLGMVMPNLFDIMNQSNPTQSSSEDRQTIGQNLIPIYGFGFIAHIVFGIVLGVTTTFLFKRGQMT, from the coding sequence GTGATAAATAAAAAATTAGTCAAAAACTCATCGTTTGGAGCAATAGGTGGAATTATAGCAAGCATAACCATGTATCCATTTCTTTTTCTCACTACAAGTATGATGGGACTGCCACTAGATGATTTGTCAATAGCTAGAGGTATGGCAATAAGTAATATCAATGACAATTATTATCTTAATTTGACACTAGGTATCTTGATGCATTTGCTTACCGGAGCCATTTCAGGTGCAATATTTGGCATTATAGTATCTACAATAAAGAAACTTGCAATCACAAATTTTAAAAGAGGAATTATGGAAGGAATCATTTTCTCTATAATCATATACATGGGTTTGTTTATTCCGACTACGTTGGGTATGGTTATGCCGAATTTGTTTGATATAATGAACCAATCAAATCCCACACAGAGTAGTTCTGAAGATCGCCAAACTATTGGACAAAATCTCATTCCAATATATGGGTTTGGATTTATTGCACATATTGTTTTTGGAATAGTATTAGGAGTTACTACTACATTTCTATTTAAAAGGGGCCAAATGACTTAA
- a CDS encoding UBP-type zinc finger domain-containing protein has protein sequence MNQGCEHIENSIGDREIPSALECKKCRGEGLYWVALRMCLTCGHVGCCDSSSGLHARKHYEETKHPVMIELPNKSWRWCYEHKKYG, from the coding sequence ATGAATCAAGGATGTGAGCATATCGAAAATTCAATAGGAGATAGGGAAATTCCAAGTGCACTTGAATGTAAAAAGTGTAGAGGTGAAGGATTATACTGGGTGGCCTTACGCATGTGCCTCACCTGCGGGCATGTAGGATGCTGTGATTCTTCGAGCGGACTTCACGCACGAAAGCACTATGAGGAGACTAAACATCCTGTAATGATAGAATTGCCAAACAAATCCTGGAGATGGTGTTATGAACATAAAAAATATGGCTAA
- a CDS encoding cation diffusion facilitator family transporter, which yields MDDLEDKKENKSTDDLAELKENLIKSGTGKAEQSPNLVQEGIIAGKRIAKISVVTLLAIGIVEIITGMLSGSVVATADGIDSISDAAISFIVLLGLRIAHRPADKKFHFGYHKVESFSALIAAIGMIVIGVIIFYNSYQALIHPHEIQHPYIVMAVLAGASALSLHRAFQMRIIANKYNLLSLKTDARNSIKDGSASVIGFFSILVATQFGFVQMDGIGGMIIACYIFSVSYISLKKSSLILIDSWQNPKLTVVIKNIISEQFSDEKIVVRDVLLRSSGMVDQAEIHIAIDGKESLEEVEMLSLKIQLVISSQFPSIERVIVIPHPYSASETRVTSRMDRFRNIKLKRPSYMNKSNRQDENPK from the coding sequence TTGGACGATTTAGAAGATAAGAAAGAAAATAAATCTACTGATGATCTTGCGGAACTCAAAGAAAATTTAATCAAAAGCGGCACAGGTAAAGCAGAGCAATCGCCTAATTTAGTCCAAGAAGGCATTATTGCAGGAAAAAGAATTGCAAAGATCTCCGTTGTAACATTATTGGCTATAGGGATTGTTGAGATTATAACGGGAATGTTGAGTGGTAGTGTTGTTGCTACCGCGGATGGTATTGACTCTATATCTGATGCAGCAATTTCCTTTATTGTATTATTAGGATTAAGAATTGCACACAGACCGGCCGATAAGAAGTTTCACTTTGGATATCATAAAGTTGAAAGTTTTTCAGCGTTAATAGCTGCAATTGGAATGATAGTAATTGGTGTAATTATCTTTTACAATTCTTATCAAGCATTAATTCACCCACATGAAATTCAACATCCTTACATCGTCATGGCCGTGTTGGCAGGAGCCAGTGCATTATCATTACACAGAGCGTTTCAAATGCGCATTATTGCCAACAAATACAATCTACTTTCACTAAAAACTGATGCAAGAAATTCAATCAAAGACGGGTCAGCGTCTGTAATAGGATTTTTCAGCATTCTTGTTGCAACACAATTTGGTTTTGTACAGATGGACGGAATAGGTGGAATGATAATAGCATGTTATATTTTTTCAGTTTCATATATTTCTCTAAAAAAATCATCGTTGATACTAATAGACTCCTGGCAAAACCCCAAACTTACAGTGGTTATCAAGAACATTATATCTGAGCAATTTAGTGACGAAAAAATAGTGGTAAGAGATGTGTTGCTTCGTTCCTCAGGTATGGTTGATCAAGCTGAAATACACATTGCTATTGACGGAAAGGAATCCCTTGAAGAGGTGGAAATGCTATCACTAAAAATTCAGTTAGTTATCAGTTCTCAATTTCCATCGATTGAAAGGGTCATAGTAATTCCTCATCCTTATTCAGCTTCAGAAACACGAGTGACTTCAAGAATGGATAGATTTAGAAATATCAAACTAAAGAGACCCTCTTATATGAACAAAAGTAATAGACAAGATGAAAATCCAAAATAG
- a CDS encoding DUF2299 family protein, with amino-acid sequence MFTRDQVASKIRVWLEAEKWKLSEFRDANFQLAYKIVLSSGREIYLGLEKSVERLTIQNTLLIPPDLKNIYRLSPNKYKFLNELKVHLMQMEVSTQIYPSFEELESINIANFIYFDGFSRNKLIHEIYKLGDATDLIFIMWKKFTESHLPSDRQEH; translated from the coding sequence TTGTTTACTCGGGATCAGGTAGCTTCTAAAATTCGTGTATGGTTAGAAGCAGAAAAATGGAAACTTTCTGAATTTAGAGATGCAAATTTTCAACTGGCTTATAAAATAGTTCTCTCTAGTGGAAGAGAAATTTATTTAGGATTAGAAAAATCAGTAGAACGGCTAACTATACAAAATACTCTTCTCATACCCCCAGACCTTAAGAACATATATAGATTATCTCCCAACAAATACAAATTCTTGAATGAGCTAAAAGTTCATCTAATGCAAATGGAAGTTTCGACCCAAATATATCCTAGTTTTGAAGAATTAGAATCCATTAATATAGCTAATTTCATATACTTTGATGGATTCTCAAGAAATAAACTCATCCACGAAATTTATAAGTTGGGCGATGCAACAGACTTGATTTTCATCATGTGGAAAAAATTTACTGAAAGTCATCTTCCGTCTGATCGGCAGGAACATTAG
- a CDS encoding TMEM175 family protein → MASESGERLSKARLERLTDGVFAIVMTILVLEITIPFISPTDVSTELPKLLIELWPALLSYAISFIILGFFWISHDDQFHYIRRVNRPLLGLSIFYLMFIALIPFSASLLGEFGNQQFAILVYGINLIVCSSWNYLHWWYATRNNLLVDKDLDPYFVRRELRRYSISILMYIIAILVAFVNTNLSILLFVGTPLYYLMPIEKNRYLFWRNK, encoded by the coding sequence ATGGCGTCAGAGTCTGGAGAACGGTTAAGTAAAGCTCGTTTAGAAAGACTTACAGATGGAGTATTTGCTATTGTCATGACTATTTTGGTTCTTGAAATAACAATCCCATTTATTTCTCCAACAGATGTATCCACTGAATTACCAAAACTGTTAATCGAACTCTGGCCCGCACTTTTAAGTTATGCAATCAGTTTTATAATACTGGGATTTTTTTGGATTAGTCATGATGATCAGTTTCACTACATTAGACGTGTTAACCGACCGCTCCTTGGATTATCCATATTTTACTTGATGTTTATTGCTTTAATTCCTTTTTCAGCTTCTCTTCTGGGGGAATTTGGGAATCAACAATTTGCTATACTTGTATATGGAATCAATCTGATTGTTTGTTCTTCTTGGAATTATTTGCACTGGTGGTATGCCACTAGAAACAACCTGCTAGTTGATAAAGACCTGGATCCATATTTTGTAAGGAGAGAACTAAGGCGATATTCAATTAGTATTCTCATGTATATTATTGCAATTCTAGTGGCTTTTGTAAATACTAATTTAAGTATTTTATTATTTGTTGGTACACCTCTATATTATTTAATGCCCATAGAAAAAAATAGATACTTGTTTTGGAGGAACAAATAA
- a CDS encoding DUF2299 family protein, translating into MQEILDNIYKWVDVSKLKVDSDHELIKSQKIDFIGNVTINDRYGYSIIILKEAEIVKITTSYRFNQQLNSQISNLKNIGIEFLRNMQLSLLQMNLQYVFIHKNHNPPQVSLDKKGPINIDDLESIDISKNLYFDGFNQNLFFEAVTNVINAIEVIDILYQR; encoded by the coding sequence TTGCAAGAAATATTGGATAACATATACAAATGGGTTGATGTATCCAAACTAAAGGTAGATTCAGATCACGAGCTGATTAAATCTCAGAAAATTGATTTTATTGGAAATGTAACTATCAACGATAGATATGGCTACAGCATAATAATACTCAAAGAAGCTGAGATTGTCAAAATAACAACTTCTTATAGATTTAATCAACAACTAAATAGTCAAATTTCAAATCTGAAAAACATTGGTATTGAATTCCTACGCAATATGCAATTATCACTATTACAAATGAATTTACAATATGTTTTCATCCATAAGAACCATAATCCACCACAAGTGAGTTTAGACAAAAAAGGGCCAATCAATATTGATGATTTAGAATCTATTGACATAAGTAAAAATCTTTATTTTGATGGGTTTAATCAAAATCTTTTCTTCGAAGCAGTTACTAATGTAATAAATGCGATAGAAGTCATTGATATCCTATATCAAAGATAG
- a CDS encoding DUF2299 family protein yields the protein MINKIKKWLDEVPDLSYREEEDNLHPGLYYKLWIFFNDSKTISISLDYFKTMQFKNCVVVGWHWRLDDIDKEALSSIKSTKIKRQFIESLNDIYKDKNFKITAEFNGKYFNNISISRDLQLENLTESYFFECLIDLSLAWEYVKNNFDF from the coding sequence ATGATAAACAAAATAAAGAAATGGCTTGATGAAGTGCCTGATTTGTCTTATAGAGAAGAAGAAGATAATCTTCATCCAGGCCTCTATTACAAATTATGGATTTTCTTTAATGATAGCAAAACGATCTCAATATCTTTAGATTACTTTAAAACTATGCAATTCAAAAACTGCGTGGTCGTAGGTTGGCATTGGAGGCTTGACGATATAGACAAAGAAGCATTAAGTAGCATAAAAAGCACTAAAATAAAGCGACAATTTATTGAATCCTTAAATGATATTTATAAAGATAAGAACTTTAAAATCACAGCAGAATTTAATGGAAAATATTTTAACAATATCTCTATTAGTAGGGATTTACAGTTAGAAAATTTGACTGAAAGTTATTTTTTTGAATGCCTTATAGACCTCTCACTTGCATGGGAATATGTAAAGAATAATTTTGATTTTTGA